The segment TCGCCGAAGCGCTCGACAAAGAGAGCGCCTTCTACGGTTCGCTTGACCAGCACGTTGCGCTTGTCGAGCTCATCGCGATGGCGCGAAACCAGCTTCATTGCGCCCATCGTGTCGAGCGCCCGGGTGATCACCGGCTTGGTGACATTGAGCCGGGCGGCGAGCCCGCGCACCGTATGCGGCGGCGGGTCGAGATAGATGGTGAACAGGATCGCCGTCTGGCGCATGGTGAGGTCTGGTGCGTCGTCGCGCACCTGCGACAGCACCACCTGCTGCCACAGTCGCAAGGCCTGGCTTGGACGCATCGAGATCGACATCCGACCAGAATGACGGCAAATTGTTTCGGTTCCGTTTCAGTCTCGTGCTGAACAGGAGCTGTCAGGCATAGCGTTTCGAGATAACCCTTTCCAGCGCGCGGATGCCTTGCGCTTCGCCGCCGGCCAGGCCCTGCGGACGATCGGACGGGTTCCAGGCGAAGATGTCGAAATGCGCCCAGACGGCGGTCTTCTCGATGAAGCGCTTGAGGAAAAGCGCTGCGGTGATCGAGCCGGCGAAACTGTCTGACGTGACGTTGCTGATGTCGGCGATCTTCGACGACAGCTTTGCGTCATAGGGTTTCCACAGCGGCATGCGCCACAGAGGATCCTCGACTGCGACAGAGGCCGCAGCCAGGTCGGAGGCCAGCGCTTCATCGCCGGTGTAGAACGGCGGCAGGTCGGGACCGAGCGCGACGCGAGCAGCCCCGGTCAGGGTCGCCATGTCGATCAGCAGCTGCGGCTCGTCGTCGTCCGCCAGTGCCAAGGCGTCCGCCAGCACCAGCCGCCCCTCGGCGTCGGTGTTGCCGATCTCGACTGTGATGCCCTTACGGCTCACCAGCACGTCGCCGGGCCGGAAGGCGTTGCCGGCAATCGAATTTTCGACCGCTGGGATCAGTACACGCAGCCGGACTTTTAGCCTGGCGGCCATGATCATCGAGGCGAGGCCCAATACGTTGGCCGCGCCGCCCATGTCCTTCTTCAT is part of the Mesorhizobium sp. L-2-11 genome and harbors:
- a CDS encoding MarR family winged helix-turn-helix transcriptional regulator; this translates as MSISMRPSQALRLWQQVVLSQVRDDAPDLTMRQTAILFTIYLDPPPHTVRGLAARLNVTKPVITRALDTMGAMKLVSRHRDELDKRNVLVKRTVEGALFVERFGDVIIARAQELPI